A section of the Caldanaerobius polysaccharolyticus DSM 13641 genome encodes:
- the plsY gene encoding glycerol-3-phosphate 1-O-acyltransferase PlsY encodes MHILWSILVILASYLIGGFNSAYYIGRLWGVDDIRKYGSGNPGTTNVLRIVGKRAAFFTLLFDVAKGLVAVSLGLLLVKSSGVAILCGLAVIIGHNYPVQLGFKGGKGIATSIGVIFLLSPLAALCSLLIGLVVIAITKYVSLGSIIGSVLFPVFVAVFNGSWQYILFGVVMALMAVYRHRANISRLASGTESRIKLY; translated from the coding sequence ATGCATATTTTGTGGTCGATTCTGGTTATTTTGGCATCTTATCTTATAGGGGGATTTAATTCTGCGTATTACATCGGAAGGCTATGGGGAGTAGACGATATAAGAAAATACGGCAGCGGCAATCCAGGGACTACTAATGTACTGAGGATCGTAGGTAAAAGAGCGGCTTTTTTTACGTTACTGTTTGATGTGGCAAAGGGTTTAGTGGCTGTATCGTTAGGTCTTCTTTTAGTTAAAAGCTCAGGAGTCGCTATTTTATGCGGGTTGGCTGTAATAATAGGGCATAATTACCCCGTGCAGCTAGGGTTTAAAGGAGGAAAAGGCATCGCCACGAGTATAGGAGTTATATTTCTTCTTAGCCCTCTAGCAGCGCTTTGCTCTCTTTTAATTGGCCTTGTAGTAATTGCTATAACTAAATACGTATCCCTGGGGTCCATTATAGGTTCTGTGCTCTTTCCTGTATTTGTAGCTGTATTCAATGGTTCATGGCAGTATATCCTTTTTGGCGTTGTTATGGCGTTGATGGCTGTATACAGGCATCGAGCAAACATCAGCCGATTGGCCAGTGGAACTGAGTCCAGAATAAAATTGTATTAA